One Manihot esculenta cultivar AM560-2 chromosome 18, M.esculenta_v8, whole genome shotgun sequence genomic window carries:
- the LOC110607008 gene encoding tRNA-specific adenosine deaminase TAD3 isoform X1, with protein sequence MTNEKTEVWKIIHIPDKRPISPKEQPTVNAFASVIEPKLANALIRLLNQIAPLEDMRHVKRIQKRHDESGKIQLSVILCLASENDNQSSNMPQNVQELINSYQLSPFIIKVCKWAATSREEWEEQCKLWPTSYHPPTYNINGITGFGEEDSQSVFNFMKVAVDLAKSGGGLMVNAAVIVDPSVQQIIASGHDQIYSWHSRTGIENSNFKQPASFASNPKPSGANHLTVFPNNLHNGPARLYAGVSCLNPWHWCGQQLDMGSSCYLHPLQHAAIVAIESSAERDRRLFPGLLHTVKSSEVKHMQSSCAGSPAKRQKINLAYVEDGKELDADSEVTSVRPYLCTGYDIYLVWEPCTMCAMALVHQRIRRIFYAFPNPNAGALGSVHRLQGEKSLNHHYAVFRVVLPEEVLNVAEVVARADDDNDQIATAVS encoded by the exons ATGACAAATGAGAAAACAGAGGTGTGGAAAATTATCCACATCCCTGACAAGCGTCCCATATCACCTAAAGAGCAACCCACTG TGAATGCTTTTGCCTCAGTGATTGAGCCAAAACTTGCAAATGCTCTTATAAG GCTGTTAAATCAGATAGCTCCACTTGAAGATATGCGCCATGTGAAGCGTATACAGAAGAGACATGATGAAAGCG GGAAAATTCAGTTGTCTGTGATCCTTTGCCTAGCTTCTGAGAATGATAACCAGTCAAGCAACATGCCACAGAATGTACAAGAGCTAATAAATTCTTACCAGTTGAGTCCTTTTATCATAAAA GTTTGCAAATGGGCTGCAACATCTAGAGAAGAGTGGGAAGAACAATGCAAACTGTGGCCAACATCATATCATCCACCTACTTA CAATATTAACGGCATTACTGGATTTGGCGAAGAGGACTCTCAATCGGTTTTCAACTTCATGAAAGTGGCTGTTGACTTGGCAAAATCTGGTGGTGGTTTG ATGGTCAATGCTGCTGTTATAGTGGATCCCTCAGTTCAGCAGATTATTGCAagtggacatgatcaaatttatTCATGGCATAGCAGGACTGGCATTGAAAATAGCAACTTTAAACAGCCAGCCTCATTTGCTTCTAATCCCAAGCCCAGTGGCGCAAATCATTTAACTGTGTTTCCAAACAATTTGCATAATGGACCTGCAAGATTGTATGCTGGTGTTTCTTGTTTAAATCCTTGGCATTGGTGTGGGCAACAATTGGATATGGGAAGTTCCTGTTATTTGCATCCTTTACAACATGCTGCCATTGTTGCTATTGAATCTTCTGCTGAAAGGGATAGGCGGCTATTCCCTGGCTTGCTtcatactgtgaagtcctctgAAGTGAAACATATGCAGTCTTCTTGTGCAGGTTCTCCAGCAAAAAGACAGAAAATTAACCTTGCATAT GTGGAGGATGGGAAGGAATTGGATGCTGATTCTGAAGTAACATCAGTGAGGCCCTATCTGTGCACTGGGTATGACATCTACCTGGTATGGGAGCCATGTACAAT gtGTGCAATGGCACTTGTGCATCAAAGAATTCGGCGTATATTTTATGCTTTCCCCAATCCGAATGCTGGTGCACTAGGCAGTGTTCACAGACTACAGGGAGAGAAAAGCTTGAATCATCACTATGCTGTTTTTAGGGTAGTTCTGCCAGAAGAGGTTCTTAATGTGGCTGAAGTGGTAGCAAGAGCTGATGATGATAATGACCAAATTGCCACTGCTGTATCTTAA
- the LOC110607008 gene encoding tRNA-specific adenosine deaminase TAD3 isoform X2 — translation MRHVKRIQKRHDESGKIQLSVILCLASENDNQSSNMPQNVQELINSYQLSPFIIKVCKWAATSREEWEEQCKLWPTSYHPPTYNINGITGFGEEDSQSVFNFMKVAVDLAKSGGGLMVNAAVIVDPSVQQIIASGHDQIYSWHSRTGIENSNFKQPASFASNPKPSGANHLTVFPNNLHNGPARLYAGVSCLNPWHWCGQQLDMGSSCYLHPLQHAAIVAIESSAERDRRLFPGLLHTVKSSEVKHMQSSCAGSPAKRQKINLAYVEDGKELDADSEVTSVRPYLCTGYDIYLVWEPCTMCAMALVHQRIRRIFYAFPNPNAGALGSVHRLQGEKSLNHHYAVFRVVLPEEVLNVAEVVARADDDNDQIATAVS, via the exons ATGCGCCATGTGAAGCGTATACAGAAGAGACATGATGAAAGCG GGAAAATTCAGTTGTCTGTGATCCTTTGCCTAGCTTCTGAGAATGATAACCAGTCAAGCAACATGCCACAGAATGTACAAGAGCTAATAAATTCTTACCAGTTGAGTCCTTTTATCATAAAA GTTTGCAAATGGGCTGCAACATCTAGAGAAGAGTGGGAAGAACAATGCAAACTGTGGCCAACATCATATCATCCACCTACTTA CAATATTAACGGCATTACTGGATTTGGCGAAGAGGACTCTCAATCGGTTTTCAACTTCATGAAAGTGGCTGTTGACTTGGCAAAATCTGGTGGTGGTTTG ATGGTCAATGCTGCTGTTATAGTGGATCCCTCAGTTCAGCAGATTATTGCAagtggacatgatcaaatttatTCATGGCATAGCAGGACTGGCATTGAAAATAGCAACTTTAAACAGCCAGCCTCATTTGCTTCTAATCCCAAGCCCAGTGGCGCAAATCATTTAACTGTGTTTCCAAACAATTTGCATAATGGACCTGCAAGATTGTATGCTGGTGTTTCTTGTTTAAATCCTTGGCATTGGTGTGGGCAACAATTGGATATGGGAAGTTCCTGTTATTTGCATCCTTTACAACATGCTGCCATTGTTGCTATTGAATCTTCTGCTGAAAGGGATAGGCGGCTATTCCCTGGCTTGCTtcatactgtgaagtcctctgAAGTGAAACATATGCAGTCTTCTTGTGCAGGTTCTCCAGCAAAAAGACAGAAAATTAACCTTGCATAT GTGGAGGATGGGAAGGAATTGGATGCTGATTCTGAAGTAACATCAGTGAGGCCCTATCTGTGCACTGGGTATGACATCTACCTGGTATGGGAGCCATGTACAAT gtGTGCAATGGCACTTGTGCATCAAAGAATTCGGCGTATATTTTATGCTTTCCCCAATCCGAATGCTGGTGCACTAGGCAGTGTTCACAGACTACAGGGAGAGAAAAGCTTGAATCATCACTATGCTGTTTTTAGGGTAGTTCTGCCAGAAGAGGTTCTTAATGTGGCTGAAGTGGTAGCAAGAGCTGATGATGATAATGACCAAATTGCCACTGCTGTATCTTAA